One genomic segment of Candidatus Nezhaarchaeota archaeon includes these proteins:
- a CDS encoding 7-cyano-7-deazaguanine synthase produces the protein MRKAVSIVSGGPDSISYAAAWKTRGYVIYPIIFDYGQKGRKEIEVAKKISKILGFEEPLVLDISSLKNIWFGTQLLDERVIVEKDYSPTVVVPMRNVIFIVIACAYALTIGAEVVIYGAHLDDVAARIDTGEPLYPDCHPNIALILEEVVKMAHFPVGAKKLEVWSPAREGLTKAQNLRKGYELLGDLIYESWSCYLSDSVHCGACESCFNRHKAFVEAGIQDKTSYREHPRVHEKCFNKSCGVDF, from the coding sequence TTGAGGAAAGCAGTATCAATAGTTAGTGGAGGGCCTGATAGCATAAGCTATGCAGCTGCGTGGAAAACTAGAGGTTACGTGATTTACCCGATCATATTCGATTACGGTCAAAAGGGGCGCAAAGAGATTGAGGTAGCAAAGAAGATTAGCAAGATCTTAGGGTTCGAAGAGCCTCTTGTCCTAGACATCTCATCGCTCAAGAACATATGGTTTGGAACACAACTTTTAGATGAACGAGTGATCGTTGAGAAGGACTATAGCCCTACCGTGGTAGTACCTATGAGGAATGTGATCTTCATAGTCATCGCTTGTGCCTACGCCTTAACCATTGGAGCTGAAGTTGTGATTTATGGAGCCCACCTTGACGACGTTGCTGCTCGAATAGATACAGGTGAACCTCTCTACCCTGATTGTCATCCAAACATCGCCCTAATACTTGAAGAAGTAGTGAAAATGGCTCACTTCCCAGTGGGAGCTAAGAAGCTGGAGGTATGGAGCCCAGCAAGAGAGGGGCTTACTAAAGCTCAGAACCTAAGGAAGGGCTATGAGCTTTTGGGAGACTTGATATATGAGAGTTGGAGCTGTTACCTTAGTGACTCAGTTCACTGCGGTGCTTGTGAGTCTTGCTTCAATAGGCATAAAGCCTTCGTTGAAGCAGGAATTCAAGATAAGACTAGTTACCGAGAGCATCCTAGAGTTCATGAAAAGTGTTTTAACAAGAGTTGTGGTGTGGATTTCTAG
- the hemL gene encoding glutamate-1-semialdehyde 2,1-aminomutase, with protein MNLFKEAMNLFPGGVHSPVRSKVKPYPFYVERAEGAKLYTIDGFELLDYCMAYGALILGHGDPRLRKIIEEQLRKGWIYGTPTKLELDLARLIMKYFKAIEKLRFVNSGCEATMLAVRVARAYTKRSFVVKFDGCYHGANDVLLASSQLKPQGVLECIIDKTLMARYNDYDNVEAIFKKLGDDIACVIVEPIAANMGLVIPSKDFIKGLRELCDQHGSLLVFDEIVTGFRVGLGGAQAMYGVEPDITTLGKIVGGGFPIGVVGGRREIMSLISPEGPVPNAGTFNAHPISMIAGIGTLKLLEDGKVYEVANKAAKAISEEVETYAQQCDIKVQVANVASMFHIFFTDKPVKNYDDALRSNVALYDKFHEELLREGVFVPPSQFEVCFTSASHNDEVVAMTVNKMRKVLRSLK; from the coding sequence ATGAACCTCTTCAAGGAGGCCATGAACCTCTTTCCAGGTGGTGTTCATAGTCCTGTAAGGAGCAAGGTGAAGCCTTATCCATTCTACGTGGAGAGAGCTGAGGGCGCGAAGCTCTATACCATCGATGGCTTTGAGCTGCTTGACTACTGCATGGCTTATGGAGCCCTAATCTTGGGTCACGGAGATCCACGCCTTCGCAAGATCATAGAGGAACAGCTTAGGAAAGGTTGGATCTATGGTACGCCTACGAAGCTTGAGTTGGATCTAGCGAGACTAATAATGAAGTACTTCAAAGCTATAGAGAAGCTTCGATTCGTAAATTCAGGTTGCGAAGCAACCATGTTAGCCGTGAGGGTTGCCAGGGCGTACACGAAGAGGAGTTTTGTGGTTAAGTTTGATGGCTGTTACCACGGTGCTAATGACGTGCTGCTAGCTTCAAGCCAGCTTAAACCTCAAGGAGTTCTTGAGTGCATTATTGATAAGACCTTAATGGCTAGGTATAACGACTACGATAACGTCGAAGCAATCTTCAAGAAATTAGGGGACGATATAGCTTGCGTGATCGTGGAGCCCATAGCAGCCAACATGGGTCTAGTGATACCGTCGAAAGATTTCATTAAGGGCTTGAGAGAGCTCTGTGATCAACATGGTAGTCTCTTAGTATTCGACGAAATCGTGACTGGATTTAGAGTTGGTCTTGGTGGAGCACAAGCCATGTACGGCGTTGAACCGGACATTACGACCTTAGGTAAGATAGTTGGAGGGGGCTTCCCCATAGGGGTTGTTGGTGGTCGAAGAGAGATAATGTCTCTCATAAGTCCTGAAGGCCCTGTACCAAATGCAGGGACGTTCAATGCTCATCCAATTTCTATGATTGCTGGAATAGGCACGTTAAAGCTCTTGGAGGACGGTAAGGTATACGAGGTGGCGAACAAAGCTGCTAAAGCCATAAGTGAAGAGGTTGAGACCTATGCTCAGCAATGCGACATTAAAGTCCAAGTAGCGAACGTAGCCTCGATGTTCCACATATTCTTCACGGATAAGCCTGTCAAGAATTATGATGATGCACTGAGATCGAACGTTGCGCTCTACGATAAATTCCACGAAGAGCTATTAAGGGAGGGAGTCTTTGTACCTCCATCGCAATTTGAGGTTTGCTTTACGTCAGCATCACATAACGACGAAGTTGTCGCGATGACCGTGAACAAAATGAGGAAGGTGTTGAGGTCCTTAAAGTGA
- the pyk gene encoding pyruvate kinase: MTEDIKTKIIVSLGPSSSSFDVICGMAEAGASGFRINFAHGDHAFWSSVIASLVKVEEALKTPLTLIGDLRGPSIRLGDINGVIQVKKGERVKLVLSDRGEAGKLEIPLPLKEVYDSLDVGDLIVMDDGRVKLEVIDVASGHMELMALTDAIIKSRKALAIPGKDFNIPPLSSKDLEDLKFALEHKVDYVGLSCVRTPLDVESLRSLLKRWNYEDVKIIAKIETKTAIDNLDGIIEASDAVVVARGDLGMVIGLEKIPYFQRLIVDKAMDMERPVIIATQLLESMTENPVPTRAEVVDVSLAVSEGVDALMLTGETAIGKYPVEAVKWLRRIIKAAEGEVRTIGRRAVKGLWASFTKGVVSLAEDLNAKLIIYSIHGNTARLASLLRPSVDLYVGTPNIKVLKQLNVLWGVKGYLVKASNYDEGLEETFKLLKRMNEIKLGDLVILAYGLREDEQLIRVKRVEG, translated from the coding sequence ATGACTGAGGATATTAAGACTAAGATCATAGTCTCCTTAGGGCCCTCTTCAAGTAGTTTTGACGTCATATGTGGAATGGCTGAGGCTGGTGCTTCAGGCTTCAGGATAAACTTTGCACACGGAGATCACGCATTCTGGTCATCGGTTATAGCTTCTCTCGTAAAGGTCGAAGAAGCCTTGAAGACGCCATTAACGTTGATAGGTGACCTGCGTGGTCCATCGATTAGACTGGGAGACATTAATGGAGTTATTCAAGTCAAGAAGGGTGAGAGGGTAAAGCTCGTCTTGAGTGATAGAGGAGAAGCAGGGAAACTTGAGATACCATTACCACTTAAAGAGGTATACGATTCCTTAGATGTTGGAGACTTAATAGTCATGGATGATGGTAGGGTTAAGCTTGAGGTAATCGATGTAGCGTCAGGTCATATGGAGTTGATGGCTCTAACAGATGCCATCATAAAGTCCAGAAAGGCTCTAGCAATTCCCGGTAAGGATTTCAATATTCCACCATTAAGTAGCAAGGACTTAGAAGACCTAAAGTTCGCTTTAGAGCATAAGGTCGATTACGTTGGGTTGAGCTGTGTAAGGACTCCGTTGGATGTAGAGTCCTTGAGGAGCTTATTAAAGAGGTGGAATTACGAGGACGTCAAGATAATAGCTAAGATAGAGACCAAGACTGCTATAGACAACTTGGATGGAATAATTGAGGCATCTGATGCAGTTGTAGTGGCTCGTGGAGACTTAGGGATGGTAATTGGTTTAGAGAAGATCCCTTACTTTCAACGGCTCATAGTTGATAAAGCAATGGACATGGAGCGACCCGTAATAATAGCAACTCAACTCTTAGAGTCCATGACGGAAAACCCCGTACCAACGAGGGCTGAGGTTGTCGACGTAAGCTTAGCTGTTTCTGAGGGTGTTGATGCGTTGATGTTGACTGGGGAAACTGCCATCGGTAAATATCCGGTTGAAGCTGTTAAGTGGCTTAGGAGGATAATCAAGGCTGCTGAAGGAGAAGTACGTACGATTGGGCGTCGAGCTGTTAAAGGCTTATGGGCAAGCTTCACTAAGGGGGTAGTATCTCTCGCAGAGGATTTGAACGCCAAGTTGATTATATATAGCATTCACGGTAATACAGCAAGGCTAGCGTCACTACTAAGACCATCAGTTGACCTCTATGTCGGAACACCGAACATCAAGGTTTTGAAGCAATTAAATGTCCTATGGGGGGTTAAAGGATACTTAGTTAAAGCATCTAATTACGATGAAGGCCTAGAGGAGACGTTCAAGCTCCTCAAAAGAATGAATGAGATCAAGCTCGGCGACCTTGTAATTTTAGCTTATGGGCTTAGAGAAGATGAGCAGTTAATAAGAGTTAAGAGGGTTGAGGGCTAG
- the hemA gene encoding glutamyl-tRNA reductase, whose amino-acid sequence MLSVKPYYATLMKDVAALLIGHGSTNPSQKRVLEGLARIVKSKGVFGEVFYAFMRVNEPKLSDILHKIVEKGYRKVVAIPVFVSEGSHTIEDIPDALKIPRGARYCKREVDGVEVEIIYARPLDVDERIADVVIDRGLEALRGFYGNYEATGTDPLSDLYCYAITHKKASIGILDKCQVHDLTDLKHEIKVEELVVLQTCNRVEVYFVGTEENLRLLENFFSSKLGFSVEGYSEIMRGLDAARHLYRVACSLESMFIGEEEILGQVKNALIEAEKKGTVGGKLRMLFQGAIMAGKRARRETAISYGAVSVPSVAVKKAEQLLGGLRDKTALVVGAGTVGEFVVKELAKRGTNLILIANRTFDRAVKLAEKFYGYPVRLDEKELPDYIAKADVVFVATRAPHLIIKTEHVENALRINEHRLIIFDLAVPRNVDETLRSKPSVEVYTIDELRVEAEENLRARIKEVPKVEKIIEEELSKLRIKLLKLNEVKRAKHVMEVLEEVRREEVEKALKKLMSKGDPNKVIELFSKSLVKKVARELIKVINDRVNEHGDMLSELRKILGG is encoded by the coding sequence TTGTTATCGGTTAAACCTTACTACGCGACACTTATGAAGGACGTAGCAGCACTATTAATAGGACATGGAAGCACGAACCCCTCTCAAAAGAGAGTTTTGGAGGGTCTCGCAAGAATAGTTAAGAGCAAAGGTGTATTTGGAGAAGTATTCTACGCATTCATGAGGGTGAACGAGCCTAAGCTCAGCGATATACTTCACAAAATCGTTGAAAAGGGGTATAGGAAGGTAGTTGCAATTCCAGTCTTCGTTTCCGAGGGTTCTCACACCATAGAGGACATACCTGACGCACTTAAAATACCTAGAGGAGCTAGGTATTGCAAGAGGGAGGTGGATGGTGTAGAAGTAGAGATAATCTATGCAAGGCCGCTCGACGTTGACGAGAGGATAGCAGACGTCGTTATCGATAGGGGCTTAGAGGCTCTAAGAGGATTCTATGGTAATTACGAAGCTACTGGAACAGACCCTCTCTCAGACCTTTACTGCTACGCCATAACTCATAAAAAGGCCAGCATAGGCATCCTCGATAAATGCCAGGTTCACGATTTGACTGATCTTAAACACGAAATTAAAGTTGAAGAACTTGTTGTTTTGCAGACGTGTAATAGAGTTGAAGTATACTTTGTTGGCACTGAGGAAAACCTAAGGTTGCTAGAGAACTTCTTTTCAAGCAAACTTGGCTTTAGTGTTGAAGGGTACTCTGAAATCATGAGAGGTCTCGACGCTGCAAGACACCTATACAGAGTTGCCTGCAGTCTTGAATCTATGTTTATAGGTGAGGAAGAGATACTGGGGCAGGTGAAGAACGCACTCATAGAAGCCGAGAAGAAAGGCACTGTAGGCGGTAAGCTTAGAATGCTATTTCAAGGAGCGATAATGGCTGGAAAGAGAGCTAGAAGAGAAACCGCAATAAGCTATGGCGCTGTGAGCGTCCCCTCGGTAGCAGTCAAAAAAGCAGAGCAGCTTCTCGGCGGTCTTAGAGACAAGACCGCCCTAGTTGTAGGTGCTGGAACTGTAGGAGAGTTCGTAGTAAAAGAGTTGGCGAAGCGTGGAACGAACCTAATACTGATAGCAAATAGGACTTTTGATAGGGCAGTAAAGCTAGCTGAGAAGTTTTACGGTTACCCGGTGAGACTTGACGAGAAGGAGCTACCGGACTATATTGCTAAAGCAGACGTAGTATTCGTAGCTACCAGAGCCCCTCATCTAATAATAAAAACTGAGCACGTTGAAAATGCTTTGAGGATTAACGAACATAGACTAATAATCTTCGACTTAGCAGTCCCCAGAAACGTCGATGAAACCTTACGATCAAAGCCAAGCGTTGAGGTGTACACCATTGATGAGCTTAGAGTAGAGGCTGAAGAGAACTTAAGAGCTAGGATAAAGGAGGTGCCTAAAGTCGAGAAGATAATTGAAGAAGAGCTCTCAAAGCTTCGAATTAAGCTCTTGAAGTTAAATGAAGTAAAGAGGGCAAAGCACGTAATGGAGGTATTGGAAGAAGTAAGGAGAGAAGAAGTTGAAAAGGCTTTAAAGAAGTTAATGTCAAAAGGGGACCCTAATAAGGTCATTGAACTTTTCTCTAAGTCGCTTGTAAAGAAAGTTGCGAGAGAATTAATTAAGGTCATAAACGATAGAGTAAATGAACATGGTGATATGTTAAGTGAATTGAGGAAGATTCTGGGAGGATAG
- a CDS encoding bifunctional precorrin-2 dehydrogenase/sirohydrochlorin ferrochelatase, whose translation MSKLPLLIDLNGRFVVVIGGGGVARRKIETLLSYGAKVIVYEPNPSQELLSLSEKGVEVIRKEVGIEDVEEIASRAHMVIVATNNVDLNRRIGEFLRSKGVLVNVATSYEISTVVFPAILRLGDVVIAISTSGLSPFLASYIKDKVKRSLGDEIGAIAEVLGYVRNELKKRTIQMKVKKTIYKALLSDNEIVSLIAQGLKDKAKERALEKSLKYIEEQAKAV comes from the coding sequence GTGAGTAAGCTACCTCTCTTAATCGATTTGAATGGAAGATTTGTGGTGGTCATTGGCGGAGGAGGAGTGGCACGAAGGAAGATAGAAACCCTGTTGAGTTATGGAGCTAAGGTTATAGTCTACGAGCCTAATCCATCACAGGAGCTTCTATCACTATCAGAGAAAGGTGTAGAGGTAATTAGGAAAGAAGTTGGAATTGAGGACGTAGAGGAAATAGCTTCACGAGCTCACATGGTTATCGTTGCTACAAATAATGTAGATTTAAATAGGAGGATCGGCGAGTTTTTGAGGAGCAAGGGAGTCTTAGTTAATGTAGCAACATCCTACGAGATCTCCACAGTAGTATTCCCAGCCATATTAAGGTTAGGCGATGTGGTCATAGCAATAAGCACTAGTGGCTTATCGCCATTCCTAGCCTCTTACATAAAGGATAAGGTGAAGAGATCTTTAGGAGACGAAATCGGGGCCATAGCTGAGGTCCTAGGCTACGTTAGAAACGAACTAAAGAAGAGGACCATCCAAATGAAGGTCAAGAAAACGATATACAAAGCCCTACTCAGTGATAACGAAATAGTCTCCTTAATAGCTCAAGGACTTAAGGATAAGGCTAAAGAGAGAGCTTTGGAGAAGAGTCTTAAATACATTGAGGAGCAAGCCAAAGCTGTCTAG
- a CDS encoding queuosine precursor transporter — protein sequence MSGEGTRVILVSVFTASLIVANITASKIIQLWWLTFPAGTLAYCITFLCTDLYTEFFGKRETELVVLAGFVANILMVVLVQAAVMAPIAPFQEGYQEIYANVLAPTWRIVLASMVAYIISQSHDVWAFHFWGKLTRGKHLWIRNNASTMVSQAIDTLIFTFIAFWGAIDLVSILNMMVTLYVIKWVIAALDTPFCYLGVHLIRKITNLKPIWLRGDEV from the coding sequence TTGTCTGGTGAAGGTACTCGAGTAATACTAGTATCAGTATTTACAGCATCCCTAATAGTAGCCAATATAACAGCATCGAAGATCATACAGCTTTGGTGGTTAACGTTTCCAGCTGGCACTTTAGCTTACTGCATCACATTTCTTTGTACAGACCTGTACACTGAGTTCTTTGGGAAACGTGAAACTGAGCTTGTTGTTCTTGCAGGCTTCGTTGCCAACATCCTCATGGTTGTCTTAGTTCAAGCAGCCGTAATGGCTCCCATAGCCCCCTTCCAAGAGGGTTATCAAGAGATTTATGCAAATGTCTTGGCCCCTACGTGGCGCATCGTACTAGCCAGTATGGTAGCTTACATAATATCACAGAGCCATGACGTCTGGGCCTTTCACTTTTGGGGTAAACTGACTAGGGGCAAGCACTTATGGATACGTAACAACGCCTCAACGATGGTTAGCCAAGCCATAGACACGCTAATCTTCACGTTCATAGCATTCTGGGGTGCCATCGATTTAGTCAGCATATTGAACATGATGGTTACTCTCTATGTAATTAAGTGGGTCATAGCTGCACTTGACACCCCCTTCTGCTACCTAGGTGTACACTTAATACGCAAGATCACCAACTTAAAGCCCATATGGCTCAGAGGAGATGAGGTTTGA
- a CDS encoding nitroreductase family protein, whose product MESLFELLRTRRTVRVFEDRDVPTPLVVRALEAATWAPSAHNSQPWRFIVIGKGEIRKRLVNVMSEKFMRDLLNDGVPRDEAESIVSSSAERFMKAPILVLFCLAKGDLEKYPDEARSRAEWIMGIQSVAAAIQNFLLALHALGLAGCWRCAPLFAQEEVKEVLKLPEDYEPQAIVEVGYPAEKPEMPKRKPLSQVLRLINIDVD is encoded by the coding sequence ATGGAGAGTTTATTTGAGTTATTGAGGACCAGAAGAACCGTTCGAGTTTTTGAAGATCGCGACGTCCCTACCCCCCTAGTGGTTAGAGCTCTTGAGGCCGCTACTTGGGCTCCATCGGCTCACAATTCTCAACCTTGGAGGTTCATAGTTATTGGGAAGGGTGAGATTAGGAAGAGACTTGTCAACGTCATGTCCGAGAAGTTCATGAGAGATCTGTTAAATGATGGAGTACCACGTGATGAAGCTGAAAGCATCGTTTCAAGCTCAGCTGAGAGATTCATGAAAGCCCCTATACTAGTGCTATTTTGTTTAGCCAAAGGTGACTTAGAAAAGTATCCCGATGAGGCAAGGTCGAGAGCCGAGTGGATAATGGGAATTCAGAGTGTAGCAGCAGCAATACAGAACTTCTTGTTAGCACTACATGCCTTAGGATTAGCTGGGTGTTGGAGGTGCGCTCCATTGTTTGCTCAAGAAGAAGTTAAAGAGGTTTTGAAGCTGCCAGAAGACTACGAACCACAAGCAATAGTAGAAGTAGGCTATCCAGCTGAAAAACCAGAAATGCCTAAAAGAAAGCCGTTAAGCCAAGTCTTAAGATTGATTAATATCGATGTTGATTGA
- the hemC gene encoding hydroxymethylbilane synthase, producing MKLRVGTRPSELSIKQTLEVIEALRSKNGGDLDFEIIKIKTRGDIDRETPLYKIPVKGIFEKEVDLALVKGEVDFVVHSMKDYPTIVDSELLLASVPKRKSPYDVVLCRGCKGLRNLPTGSRVGTSSLRRIAHIKNYRPDLNVVPIRGNVDTRIRKLQHGDYDAIIIAEVGIQRLNLNLEYEVLSFDVMVPAAGQGALAVVCRRGDLDIIKLLKTIEDPISRFEVEVERRILRLLNAGCRTPIGVNAKVQGSKVVVSMSSVSPDFKSKVYVVEEHDYPCSIDEVARRACKRFEDMGGLNIVESWRKTEDCLR from the coding sequence TTGAAATTAAGGGTGGGAACAAGACCTAGTGAGCTTTCCATAAAGCAGACTCTTGAGGTCATAGAGGCTCTTCGTTCAAAAAACGGCGGAGACCTAGACTTCGAAATCATTAAAATAAAGACTAGAGGGGACATAGATAGAGAGACCCCTCTCTATAAGATTCCTGTTAAAGGTATATTCGAGAAAGAAGTTGATCTTGCTTTAGTGAAAGGCGAGGTGGACTTTGTCGTCCATAGCATGAAGGATTACCCAACAATTGTTGATTCAGAACTCCTGTTAGCCTCGGTTCCTAAGAGAAAAAGTCCCTACGACGTTGTGTTGTGCAGAGGATGTAAGGGATTAAGAAATCTACCAACGGGTAGTAGAGTAGGTACTAGCAGTTTAAGGAGGATAGCACACATCAAGAATTACAGACCAGACTTGAACGTTGTGCCTATAAGGGGTAACGTGGACACTAGAATACGGAAGCTTCAGCACGGAGATTACGACGCCATAATCATAGCTGAGGTTGGAATTCAGAGATTGAACCTGAACTTGGAATATGAGGTTCTAAGCTTTGACGTTATGGTTCCAGCTGCTGGTCAAGGAGCCTTAGCTGTTGTGTGTCGAAGAGGAGATCTAGACATTATAAAGCTATTGAAGACCATAGAGGACCCCATATCTCGATTTGAGGTTGAGGTTGAGAGAAGGATACTTAGGCTGTTGAACGCCGGATGTAGAACGCCGATAGGGGTCAACGCCAAAGTTCAAGGATCCAAGGTGGTGGTTTCGATGTCATCTGTCTCGCCAGACTTCAAGTCGAAGGTGTACGTGGTTGAAGAGCACGATTATCCTTGTTCAATAGATGAAGTAGCGCGGCGAGCATGTAAGAGATTCGAAGACATGGGTGGGTTAAACATCGTGGAATCGTGGAGGAAGACTGAAGACTGTTTGAGGTGA
- a CDS encoding uroporphyrinogen-III synthase: MQESGVANRILIAGTRETSNKYVEELKKAGFKACSYGVLNIKPMINEDVLKEVEEVDFDFIVFTSRNAVRLLMAYAPQSLKVKILRCRVCAIGEGTKCELRLHGFNDVNVPERESSMGLLEMLRGENLNGRIVGIFHSMRVNEELIRGLRELGALVYGFPLYDIVVDEGETRRLLEDVKRDGSALIVFLAKTAFQALMDVDKQVISILKNRLVIALGEMVSKALRSYDVPHYVLQKPNVSFLVTMIRSLLSNIEPVRDRLDA, encoded by the coding sequence ATGCAGGAAAGTGGAGTAGCAAATCGTATACTCATCGCTGGTACTCGCGAGACCTCTAACAAGTATGTGGAGGAACTTAAGAAAGCTGGCTTTAAGGCTTGTAGCTATGGTGTCCTCAACATAAAGCCGATGATAAACGAAGACGTGCTAAAAGAGGTGGAAGAGGTGGACTTCGACTTCATTGTATTCACCAGCAGAAATGCTGTGAGACTTCTTATGGCCTATGCTCCTCAGTCTTTAAAAGTCAAGATTCTAAGGTGCAGGGTGTGTGCTATAGGTGAAGGAACCAAATGTGAGCTTAGACTTCATGGCTTTAATGACGTAAATGTCCCTGAGAGAGAGTCTTCGATGGGATTGTTGGAGATGTTGCGGGGAGAGAATCTGAATGGTAGGATTGTGGGGATCTTCCACTCGATGAGGGTGAACGAAGAACTAATTCGAGGGTTAAGAGAGCTAGGAGCTTTAGTTTATGGCTTTCCGCTATACGACATAGTAGTAGACGAAGGAGAGACGCGACGCTTACTTGAAGACGTGAAGCGCGATGGTTCAGCCCTAATCGTGTTCTTAGCTAAAACAGCTTTTCAAGCGCTAATGGACGTGGATAAGCAGGTAATATCAATCCTTAAAAATCGGCTAGTAATAGCTTTAGGAGAGATGGTCAGCAAGGCTTTGAGGTCTTACGATGTTCCACACTACGTGCTTCAAAAACCTAACGTAAGCTTTCTAGTGACCATGATAAGGAGTCTTTTGTCGAATATAGAGCCTGTTAGGGATAGACTCGATGCTTAG
- the cobA gene encoding uroporphyrinogen-III C-methyltransferase, producing MSRKSIGKVYIVGAGPGDPELITIKGLKALKKGDVIIYDRLVNPKLLKYAVKAKELINVGKEKGEAHRQDEINELMIEKARQGFTVVRLKGGDPMLYGRVGEECEALRKAGIPYEIIPGVSAFQAAAAYSEIYITHRHYSSSLAIATGHEEGGTSGKKVNLTLLAKAADTMIIFMGVSKLKDIVDELLRGDLDPNTSIAIVQNASLRNQVIVRGKLKDIVHKVDNIRLSPPAMIFIGKAVEHMPQRPWFKCRKVE from the coding sequence TTGAGTCGTAAATCCATTGGTAAGGTGTACATTGTCGGTGCTGGTCCAGGAGATCCAGAGCTAATAACCATTAAGGGGCTTAAAGCTCTCAAAAAAGGTGATGTAATAATATATGATAGACTCGTTAACCCAAAGCTCCTCAAGTACGCAGTTAAAGCTAAAGAGCTCATAAATGTAGGCAAGGAGAAGGGTGAAGCTCACCGTCAAGACGAAATAAACGAGTTGATGATAGAAAAGGCTCGTCAAGGGTTTACAGTCGTGAGGTTAAAGGGCGGGGATCCAATGCTTTATGGAAGAGTTGGAGAGGAGTGCGAAGCTCTTAGAAAAGCTGGGATCCCTTACGAAATCATTCCAGGAGTATCGGCTTTTCAAGCTGCTGCAGCGTACTCTGAAATCTACATAACTCACAGGCACTACTCTTCGTCTCTAGCAATAGCGACTGGCCATGAGGAAGGCGGGACAAGTGGAAAGAAGGTCAACTTAACTTTGCTAGCCAAAGCCGCTGACACCATGATAATATTCATGGGGGTCTCAAAGCTCAAGGACATAGTTGATGAGCTCTTAAGAGGTGATCTCGATCCCAATACATCAATAGCTATAGTCCAAAATGCATCCCTAAGAAATCAAGTGATAGTCAGGGGGAAGCTAAAAGACATTGTTCATAAGGTTGATAATATTAGGCTTAGCCCCCCAGCTATGATATTTATAGGTAAGGCCGTGGAGCACATGCCTCAAAGACCGTGGTTCAAATGCAGGAAAGTGGAGTAG
- a CDS encoding methyltransferase domain-containing protein: protein MISEVLGSWVPRAIVEKLRGLLPSKPSYLDLGCGDGGLTMKVADIIGASEVYGVDVDEGALAEASRKGVKTFKCNLDEAPLPFNDDSFDLVTAFEVIEHLNNPKHMLREAFRVLRRGGIIMIETPNTMGCASRFIADQLKLATLIIGTPRTSSYPIEAREAQGFNPQSLRSTLIEVGFEVLGVYGVSHPPIELPLIPVIIEEIGELSTSAAPHIIAIAQKKGTTLHVEAQTA from the coding sequence ATGATATCAGAGGTCTTAGGGTCTTGGGTTCCAAGAGCTATAGTTGAGAAGTTAAGGGGACTACTGCCTTCCAAGCCGAGCTATTTAGACTTAGGTTGTGGAGATGGCGGCTTAACGATGAAGGTAGCTGACATAATAGGAGCATCGGAGGTTTACGGTGTAGATGTTGATGAAGGCGCCTTAGCTGAAGCAAGCAGGAAAGGCGTAAAGACTTTTAAGTGCAACTTAGATGAAGCCCCTTTACCCTTTAACGACGATAGCTTTGATTTAGTCACGGCCTTCGAGGTGATAGAGCACCTCAACAACCCCAAACACATGCTCAGAGAGGCCTTTAGGGTTTTGAGGAGAGGAGGAATCATTATGATCGAGACGCCGAACACCATGGGGTGTGCAAGTCGTTTCATAGCCGATCAATTAAAGCTTGCGACACTGATCATAGGAACTCCACGCACTAGTAGCTACCCCATTGAGGCACGTGAGGCACAAGGCTTTAACCCTCAAAGTCTAAGATCGACATTAATTGAAGTTGGTTTTGAAGTATTAGGAGTATACGGGGTATCTCATCCTCCCATCGAATTACCGCTGATCCCAGTCATCATAGAGGAGATAGGGGAATTAAGTACCTCAGCAGCCCCTCACATCATAGCCATAGCTCAAAAGAAGGGCACTACATTACATGTTGAGGCGCAGACGGCCTAA